Proteins from one Impatiens glandulifera chromosome 2, dImpGla2.1, whole genome shotgun sequence genomic window:
- the LOC124927197 gene encoding mitogen-activated protein kinase kinase 2, whose translation MKKGDFAPKLKINLPASDEHSISKFLSESGTFRDGDLLVNRDGVRIVSQSVSEAPPLIQPSDNQLSLADFDAIKVIGKGNGGIVRLVQHKWTEQFFALKVIQMNIEESFRKQLAQELKINQSSQCPNVVVCYQSFYENGAISIILEYMDGGSLADFLNKVNSIPEPYLAAMCKQVLKGLWYLHHKLHIIHRDLKPSNLLINHRGEVKITDFGVSAVLANTSGQANTYVGTYNYMSPERIGGGSPYGYRSDIWSLGLVILECAMGSFPYSPPNQEGWDNVYELMDSIVNHPAPSAPSDQFSPEFCSFISACLQKDPKDRLSTNELLTHPFIKMYEDMDIDLVPYFQQAGSSGSSLATY comes from the exons ATGAAGAAGGGAGATTTTGCCCCTAAACTCAAGATCAATCTCCCTGCTTCCGATGAACATTCTATATCTAAGTTCCT GTCGGAGTCCGGAACTTTTAGGGATGGCGATCTACTTGTCAATCGAGACGGTGTGCGGATTGTCTCGCAGAGCGTCTCCGAAGCT CCACCTCTCATACAGCCATCGGACAACCAGTTAAGTTTAGCTGATTTTGATGCTATCAAAGTCATTGGGAAGGGAAATGGCGGCATTGTGCGTTTGGTGCAACACAAATGGACAGAGCAATTTTTTGCTTTGAAG GTTATTCAAATGAACATCGAGGAGTCATTTCGCAAGCAGCTTGCACAAGAACTGAAGATTAATCAGTCATCACAATGCCCAAATGTTGTTGTATGTTACCAGTCTTTCTATGAAAATGGTGCCATATCTATTATCTTGGAGTATATGGATGGTGGTTCTCTTGCGGATTTTTTGAACAAGGTGAATTCAATCCCAGAGCCATATCTTGCCGCAATGTGCAAGCAG GTCCTGAAAGGTTTGTGGTATCTTCATCATAAGTTGCACATAATTCACAGAGACTTAAAACCCTCAAATTTGTTGATAAACCACAGAGGAGAAGTCAAGATTACTGACTTTGGCGTGAGTGCAGTACTTGCAAACACATCAGGACAGGCCAACACTTATGTAGGAACATACAACTACATGTCG CCAGAAAGAATAGGTGGGGGGAGCCCATACGGGTATAGAAGCGATATTTGGAGCTTGGGACTAGTTATACTTGAGTGTGCAATGGGGTCCTTCCCATATTCTCCCCCGAATCAAGAGGGATGGGATAATGTATATGAACTCATGGACTCCATTGTTAACCATCCAGCCCCGTCTGCACCGTCTGATCAATTTTCTCCAGagttttgttcatttatttctGCATG CTTGCAGAAAGACCCGAAAGACAGACTGTCAACAAATGAGCTTTTG ACACATCCTTTCATAAAAATGTATGAAGATATGGACATTGATCTGGTGCCTTACTTCCAGCAGGCAGGGTCTTCAGGATCTTCACTTGCAACGTATTGA